In Alosa sapidissima isolate fAloSap1 chromosome 11, fAloSap1.pri, whole genome shotgun sequence, a single window of DNA contains:
- the ppp1r3ab gene encoding uncharacterized protein ppp1r3ab has product MESGGAQGPKAGSYCLLAPGPCFLDEEEDVEINGIRPKCSPLPKRRSSESLDVCQPPPSSTRRVSFADAFGLSLVSVKQFSGWDVTDCSGDFLVGNTEDRDSYLLSSPFPTPLSREELLKRVEEQKLELESLTLLPGTTTLRGVVRVLNICYSKTVYVRMSLDLWKSHFDLLAEHVPGSTEERTDLFSFKHTLVPQTSSDGTRLDFCLRYETELGTFWANNDGNNYVVFCHKDTEVPEQKDIGIKENKLLKKSCLKAPSQSKFSSMNPSTNEIPDELSPGDDSSVKQPLEAPTVTQNRTDQKEKLQEEKKHNSRRRRHRRAAKLASIQDHFSKAETDTQYEQERMQQTLDDDKPPLQNEQTDTPAAAYLDDRGSTSTPGAELCSDATSCSQDLATKQDSDVDRTSEMDWISKENDKHAISNDVEEIKIKETASGSDKSDIKDKQSSNLDGPFGEHITDTLKENSTKDSTDLSQSSLYTFETVVAPLYHEVFTRMTRVTEMELKDQSKHEKVDELNTLAGTQKGCPLVMKTIPNISEHKNMNNLQTSNDKKENSNLGQNDYQICRRPNTKQEELVCEKTSTLCLPQKKELSQDTGSNQQKYSLHETPNTLDVQKHAQPLSCHLKIVNQPSADSILGKQSYTPTSSKTANTDTEHIQSHMNITCCRSVTPLENVEYEIKTSMEVQPQDSQDSDGKLSGPMDDRFTHGPHSPQTTQGPAVCPEGRENADGTEEDPNKEDPLQIQSDNLTALCDIKSTSQDMAQIQMLTLEDSGSVQTQTLEDKLSTSPHTPDTVVTVQNNDLQMSDLTPTQMPEKTLGHSAEGNLQETSRTAENSLNLHAEKCQIELKCDLAENNDRREPCLYVSPDVEVTHGSPTALLQLSCPCEVSENITTDLFTTSSNSTECKDIQGELDEAQLQGNNNGETETLNDVHTGDSRDNEETELGIPDGTGHGCGDMKLEQLESMPYSSNNTLLPINLQESSVSVEFQGQEDPTLTPTSNKDEIISVKTQGTTNIQLLHTSDIESTMEKNQMQADNDLSILESDVRCMQTTGHLDTTYVQANGKKDTFSERHEESTLPVTSKHTEEGQRPEENISVPSSEEEMTRIPPEQHRAECADAPGEVDSAELHENNDGDTETMNAFHECDSRGNEATELAIPDLGSQCFEGQNPNDYGEIKLEQLESNFKEIPHSPNNSLAVAFQESSVAIETQGQEGPTLTQTSNEDEITSVQSPGTINLKQKLLHISDIENTMEKNQVQADNDLSISESVLRCMQTTGHLDTTYVQIDGEEHSKSLTQTKKDTFSEGQEKVAQAVINPDNQDTSHNHGAHILHTIQMPNKNDIQTDDENTLLKSRGAEPFKNLHKAEQYETAPQHGIGRYTEVGQRYTLNMPIITNGQDATSVTTEQHRPLISTEFTNNPNEGSKAEAEGETNDTETESMNELHRDGNLIDKVIAQPVIGSGISEVQAETLDDRIQHSFPPLEDIIVPTTDSDPTQVQLPGRTSPTQLAKANMKEESGKIETQKESNKQYCDGESTKQTAVGENMCDGEDQSEPWSDMTLPDCDDATASHPVGRCTGSTENMSEEANICATDSMIHASTCQEETDINRDLFMTDRHIQNKPDEGEFVSLEKGTEAVTNDYELTENEHKAYHDNAKQCDGDYSYFSADSVWIANDANPVSEMEQVNSEAGEADADAEAEESDDDKESEQGNKLTENEQPNEIPAKQHDGVEEASSQITERYELGAVDLESEHAGTPEDDPSEGDESSLIVEEGGSESADNSAESVSDDEMELYMHALRAAQKSALRDSASPGKRESPVFKRSSVSKAGGALPCITESIDEDDQLTVAQTDEQNLKQPQAVRSPAPQLAHEEANTATVDWTQSLSVENASTVLICMLMFVVFIVTAYYYDFLACFVLYIFTAYWLCCQKKTTQIK; this is encoded by the exons ATGGAGTCAGGGGGAGCACAGGGGCCCAAAGCAGGCTCCTACTGCCTGCTCGCTCCAGGGCCCTGTTTcctggatgaagaggaggatgtGGAGATCAATGGGATCAGACCCAAGTGCTCCCCTCTCCCCAAGAGAAGGAGCTCAGAGTCTCTGGATGTTTGTCAACCCCCTCCCTCCAGCACCAGGAGGGTGTCCTTTGCTGACGCCTTTGGTTTGAGTCTGGTGTCTGTGAAGCAATTCAGCGGCTGGGACGTGACTGATTGTTCGGGGGACTTTCTGGTGGGGAACACTGAAGACAGAGACTCATATTTGCTTTCCTCTCCGTTTCCCACTCCACTGTCCCGTGAGGAGCTTCTCAAGAGGGTCGAGGAACAGAAGCTGGAGTTGGAGAGTCTCACGTTACTCCCTGGAACGACCACACTGAGGGGGGTTGTTCGAGTGCTGAACATTTGTTACAGTAAGAcggtgtatgtgcgtatgtctCTCGATCTGTGGAAAAGCCACTTTGATTTGCTGGCTGAGCACGTCCCTGGGTCCACTGAGGAAAGGACAGACTTGTTCTCTTTCAAGCACACGCTAGTGCCTCAGACCAGCAGTGACGGGACGAGACTAGACTTCTGTCTGCGATACGAGACAGAGCTGGGGACCTTCTGGGCAAACAATGATGGAAATAATTATGTAGTGTTTTGCCACAAAGACACGGAAGTGCCTGAACAAAAGGATATTGGCATAAAGGAGAATAAACTACTCAAGAAAAGCTGCCTGAAAGCTCCAAG CCAAAGTAAATTTTCCAGCATGAATCCAAGCACAAACGAAATCCCAG ATGAGCTCAGTCCAGGGGATGACTCTTCTGTCAAACAGCCTCTGGAGGCGCCAACAGTAACACAAAACAGAACTGACCAGAAGGAAAAGTTACAG GAGGAAAAGAAACACAACTCTAGACGGAGAAGACACCGAAGAGCTGCAAAACTGGCCTCAATACAAGACCACTTTTCCAaggcagagacagacacacaatatGAGCAGGAAAGAATGCAGCAGACATTAGATGATGACAAACCTCCACTTCAGAACGAACAAACGGACACTCCAGCAGCAGCGTATTTAGACGACAGGGGAAGCACATCAACACCAGGAGCAGAACTGTGCAGCGATGCCACGTCCTGTTCCCAAGACCTGGCAACTAAACAGGACTCTGATGTTGATCGAACTAGTGAAATGGACTGGATATCAAAAGAGAATGACAAACACGCCATTTCAAACGATGTGGAGGAAATCAAAATAAAGGAAACTGCTTCAGGATCTGACAAATCTGACATAAAAGACAAACAATCAAGTAATTTGGATGGACCTTTCGGAGAGCAtatcacagacacactcaaggAGAACAGCACAAAAGATAGCACAGATCTCAGTCAGAGCAGTCTCTACACTTTTGAGACTGTTGTGGCCCCGTTGTACCATGAGGTATTTACAAGGATGACAAGGGTGACTGAGATGGAACTGAAAGATCAATCAAAACATGAGAAAGTGGATGAACTAAACACCCTAGCTGGAACACAGAAAGGTTGTCCccttgtgatgaaaacaattcCAAATATTTCAGAAcataaaaacatgaataatttaCAGACCtcaaatgacaaaaaagaaaactcCAATTTAGGTCAAAATGACTATCAAATCTGTCGAAGACctaacaccaaacaggaagagcTAGTTTGTGAAAAAACATCAACATTATGCCTTCCACAAAAGAAAGAACTGTCCCAGGACACTGGTAGCAATCAACAAAAATATTCACTTCATGAAACTCCAAATACTCTAGATGTGCAAAAACATGCCCAGCCACTTTCTTGTCACCTCAAAATTGTGAATCAACCATCAGCTGACTCCATCCTGGGTAAACAAAGTTATACACCAACGAGTTCCAAGACAGCAAACACAGATACAGAGCATATTCAGTCGCACATGAACATAACATGCTGTCGTTCTGTAACTCCTTTAGAGAATGTAGAATATGAGATAAAAACAAGCATGGAGGTTCAGCCACAAGATTCACAAGACTCAGATGGGAAGCTCTCTGGGCCCATGGATGACAGATTTACGCATGGTCCTCACTCCCCCCAAACTACTCAAGGTCCAGCTGTATGTCCAGAGGGCAGAGAGAATGCTGATGGGACAGAAGAGGATCCTAACAAGGAGGATCCTTTACAAATACAGTCTGACAACTTAACAGCTCTATGTGACATTAAAAGCACTTCCCAAGACATGGCGCAGATCCAGATGCTAACTCTGGAGGATTCTGGGAGCGTGCAAACTCAAACCCTAGAAGACAaactctccacctctccacacACTCCAGACACAGTTGTAACTGTCCAAAACAATGATCTTCAAATGTCAGACCTCACACCTACACAGATGCCTGAGAAAACACTGGGACATAGTGCAGAAGGAAACCTGCAGGAGACATCTAGAACAGCAGAAAACTCTCTAAATCTCCATGCAGAAAAATGTCAAATAGAACTAAAATGTGATCTAGCAGAAAACAATGACAGAAGAGAGCCATGTCTTTATGTGAGTCCAGACGTGGAGGTAACACATGGATCTCCCACAGCCCTCCTGCAGTTATCATGTCCCTGTGAAGTGTCTGAGAACATTACTACTGACCTATTTACAACATCTTCCAACTCCACTGAGTGCAAAGATATCCAGGGTGAGTTGGATGAGGCTCAACTACAAGGGAATAATAATGGAGAGACTGAAACACTGAATGATGTTCACACGGGTGACAGCAGAGATAATGAAGAAACTGAACTGGGGATTCCTGATGGGACTGGACATGGTTGTGGTGACATGAAGTTGGAACAATTAGAGAGCATGCCATATTCCTCAAATAACACTCTTTTGCCAATCAACCTTCAAGAAAGTTCAGTCTCTGTTGAATTCCAAGGCCAAGAGGACCCAACTCTAACACCAACGTCAAATAAAGATGAAATAATATCAGTCAAAACGCAAGGAACAACAAACATCCAACTACTGCATACCTCAGACATAGAGAGTACTATGGAGAAGAACCAAATGCAGGCTGACAATGACCTCAGCATCTTAGAATCTGACGTAAGGTGTATGCAAACTACAGGTCACCTGGATACCACATATGTCCAGGCTAATGGTAAAAAAGACACATTCAGTGAAAGACATGAGGAATCTACTCTACCAGTCACTAGTAAACACACTGAAGAAGGACAAAGACCTGAGGAAAACATATCAGTACCATCTTCAGAAGAAGAAATGACAAGAATCCCACCTGAACAACACAGAGCAGAGTGTGCAGATGCCCCTGGTGAGGTGGATTCGGCTGAACTCCATGAGAATAATGACGGAGACACTGAGACAATGAATGCTTTCCATGAGTGTGACAGCAGAGGTAATGAGGCAACTGAACTGGCCATCCCTGACTTAGGTAGTCAGTGTTTTGAAGGACAAAATCCTAATGATTATGGTGAGATAAAGTTGGAACAACTGGAGAGCAATTTTAAGGAGATACCACATTCACCAAATAACAGTCTTGCAGTCGCCTTTCAAGAGAGCTCGGTCGCTATTGAGACCCAAGGCCAAGAGGGCCCAACTCTCACACAAACCTCTAATGAAGATGAAATAACATCAGTTCAGAGCCCAGGAACAATAAATCTCAAACAAAAACTACTGCATATCTCAGACATAGAGAATACTATGGAGAAGAACCAAGTGCAGGCTGACAATGACCTCAGCATCTCAGAATCTGTCTTAAGGTGTATGCAAACTACAGGTCACCTGGATACCACATATGTCCAGATTGACGGTGAAGAACACTCCAAATCACTCACCCAAACTAAAAAAGACACATTCAGTGAAGGGCAGGAGAAAGTGGCTCAAGCAGTCATTAATCCTGACAACCAGGACACCTCCCACAACCATGGGGCCCACATATTACATACGATACAAATGCCTAATAAAAATGACATCCAAACTGATGACGAAAACACTCTTCTGAAATCGAGGGGTGCAGAGCCATTTAAAAATCTCCACAAAGCAGAGCAATATGAGACTGCACCACAACATGGCATTGGCAGATACACTGAGGTAGGACAAAGATACACGCTAAATATGCCAATCATTACAAATGGTCAAGATGCTACAAGTGTCACTACTGAACAGCACAGACCACTTATCTCCACAGAGTTCACAAACAACCCAAATGAAGGAAGTAAAGCTGAAGCAGAGGGGGAGACTAACGATACGGAAACCGAATCAATGAATGAATTACACAGGgatgggaatttaattgataaAGTCATTGCACAGCCAGTCATAGGTTCAGGTATTTCTGAAGTTCAAGCAGAAACCCTGGATGACAGGATCCAACACTCATTTCCACCATTAGAAGACATCATAGTGCCTACTACAGATTCTGACCCAACTCAAGTCCAACTTCCGGGACGTACATCACCCACCCAGTTGGCAAAAGCAAATATGAAAGAAGAGAGCGGCAAgattgagacacagaaagaaTCGAACAAACAGTACTGTGATGGAGAATCAACAAAACAGACAGCTGTGGGTGAAAATATGTGTGATGGAGAAGACCAGTCTGAGCCTTGGAGTGATATGACGTTACCTGACTGTGATGATGCAACAGCCTCTCATCCAGTGGGCCGTTGCACAGGTAGCACTGAGAACATGAGTGAGGAGGCTAACATTTGTGCCACTGATTCAATGATTCATGCTTCAACCTGTCAAGAAGAGACAGATATCAACAGagacttgtttatgacagaCCGCCACATTCAGAATAAGCCAGATGAAGGTGAATTTGTAAGTCTGGAGAAGGGAACTGAGGCAGTAACTAACGACTATGAGTTAACAGAGAATGAACATAAAGCATATCATGACAATGCAAAACAGTGTGATGGGGACTACAGCTATTTCAGTGCTGATTCAGTTTGGATTGCCAATGATGCCAATCCTGTCTCTGAGATGGAGCAGGTAAACAGTGAGGCAGGAGAAGCAGATGCAGACGCAGAAGCTGAAGAAAGTGATGATGACAAAGAAAGTGAACAAGGGAATAAACTGACAGAGAATGAACAACCCAATGAAATACCTGCCAAACAGCatgatggtgtggaggaagCAAGCAGCCAGATAACAGAGAGATATGAGTTGGGTGCAGTGGACCTGGAATCAGAACATGCAGGAACACCTGAGGATGACCCATCAGAAGGGGACGAGAGCTCCTTGATAGTAGAAGAGGGGGGGTCAGAGTCAGCTGATAACTCGGCAGAATCTGTGTCCGATGATGAGATGGAGCTGTACATGCATGCCCTGAGAGCAGCTCAGAAATCTGCACTCAGAGACTCAGCCAGCcctggaaagagagaaagcccTGTTTTCAAAAGGTCCTCTGTGAGTAAGGCAGGCGGGGCATTGCCATGCATTACTGAATCCATAGATGAAGATGATCAACTCACTGTTGCACAGACTGATGAACAAAATCTAAAGCAACCACAAGCGGTCAGAAGCCCAGCCCCACAGCTTGCCCACGAAGAGGCAAACACTGCTACGGTTGACTGGACACAGAGTCTATCTGTTGAAAATGCCTCTACGGTGCTCATATGCATGTTGATGTTTGTGGTATTCATAGTTACGGCATACTATTATGACTTTTTGGCTTGCTTTGTTCTCTACATATTTACTGCATACTGGCTATGTTGTCAAAAGAAGAcaacacaaataaaataa
- the LOC121723916 gene encoding forkhead box protein P2-like isoform X2, giving the protein MMGSQMINQQLHILAQQKRALILQQQQIQSYYKRHQEHIKSKLQQQQQSDGKDKMDSEKTSLIKQVQRQEDLLKLQQAGLLSHTLPFGLHVLECQRIWMEQTSGHSDVKSLMSASTDLPPTALTTPSVAVRKTQRVDRSLDPDMHSLYGHGICRWPACELECEDFENFLKHLDSEHVLDDKSTAQCRVQMQVVEQLALQLSKEQERLQAMMSHLHTHPSEPHTISSSVNVDSEVDTAAVARSASSPREAPPHSKSSPSGPPSPRSPARDSSLRTIRHQHYMRPHVPLCSDLSPDYECYRNADVRPPFTYAALIRQAIIEASDMRLTLNEIYHWFTRTFAFFRRNAATWKNAVRHNLSLHKCFVRVENVKGAVWTVDEMEYQKRKAQKITSLGNRGALHSKGQRPAADRTSLLTENSTPLNKCLSGLKNPNSKCVDGTGPPESFRTQEHTAFLSDIKQLTGLVKKADPTQEGRCCSVLFTEGGQASPEPLMNTDKFD; this is encoded by the exons ATGATGGGCTCCCAAATGATCAACCAGCAGCTTCATATATTGGCTCAGCAGAAACGTGCTCTCATCCTACAGCAG CAACAAATACAGTCTTACTACAAGAGACACCAAGAACATATCAAGTCAAAGcttcaacagcagcaacagtcAGACGGTAAAGATAAGATGGATTCAGAG AAAACATCCCTGATTAAACAAGTCCAGCGACAAGAAGACCTGTTAAAGCTGCAGCAGGCTGGTCTGCTATCTCATACACTACCGTTTG GTTTACATGTGCTTGAATGCCAGAGGATCTGGATGGAGCAGACCAGTGGTCACTCAGATGTGAAGAGCCTGATGTCGGCCAGCACAGACCTGCCCCCCACGGCCCTCACAACTCCCTCTGTGGCTGTAAGGAAGACTCAGCG TGTTGACAGATCCCTGGATCCAGACATGCACTCTCTCTATGGCCATGGCATATGCAGATGGCCAGCCTGTGAATTGGAATGTGAGGACTTTGAAAACTTTCTCAA GCACCTGGACAGTGAGCATGTACTGGATGATAAGAGCACGGCCCAGTGTCGAGTCCAGATGCAGGTAGTGGAACAGCTGGCTCTCCAG CTGTCAAAGGAGCAGGAGCGACTGCAGGCTATGATGagccacctccacacacacccctcagagCCCCACACCATCTCCTCATCA GTAAACGTGGACTCAGAAGTGGACACGGCTGCAGTGGCGCGGTCAGCAAGCTCACCCAGGGAAGCTCCACCACACAGCAAGTCCTCGCCCTCCGGCCCTCCATCACCCCGTAGTCCAGCTCGTGACTCCAGCCTGCGCACCATACGTCACCAACACTACATGCGACCCCACGTTCCCCTTTGCTCAG acctgTCTCCAGATTATGAGTGTTACAGGAATGCAGACGTGCGTCCTCCCTTCACGTACGCAGCTCTCATAAGACAG GCTATAATTGAGGCATCTGACATGCGACTAACGCTGAACGAGATTTATCATTGGTTCACGCGGACGTTTGCCTTTTTCAGGCGCAATGCAGCCACGTGGAAG AATGCAGTTCGGCACAATCTGAGCCTGCACAAGTGTTTTGTGCGCGTGGAGAATGTGAAGGGGGCCGTGTGGACAGTGGATGAGATGGAGTACCAGAAACGGAAAGCACAAAAGATAACCAG CCTGGGAAACAGAGGTGCTCTACACTCAAAAGGACAG AGGCCAGCAGCTGACCGTACCTCTCTGCTGACGGAGAACTCAACCCCACTGAACAAGTGCTTGTCTGGTTTGAAAAATCCAAACTCAAAGTGTGTGGATGGCACTGGACCACCAGAGTCCTTTAGGACCCAGGAGCACACAGCCTTCCTCTCTGACATCAAGCAGCT AACTGGCCTTGTCAAAAAGGCGGATCCAACCCAGGAGGGCCGGTGTTGCTCTGTTCTGTTTACAGAAGGGGGTCAAGCAAGTCCAGAACCACTGATGAATACAGATAAATTCGACTGA
- the LOC121723916 gene encoding forkhead box protein P2-like isoform X1, with product MMGSQMINQQLHILAQQKRALILQQQQIQSYYKRHQEHIKSKLQQQQQSDGKDKMDSEKTSLIKQVQRQEDLLKLQQAGLLSHTLPFGLHVLECQRIWMEQTSGHSDVKSLMSASTDLPPTALTTPSVAVRKTQRVDRSLDPDMHSLYGHGICRWPACELECEDFENFLKHLDSEHVLDDKSTAQCRVQMQVVEQLALQLSKEQERLQAMMSHLHTHPSEPHTISSSLREWRESSPLYSAKQVNVDSEVDTAAVARSASSPREAPPHSKSSPSGPPSPRSPARDSSLRTIRHQHYMRPHVPLCSDLSPDYECYRNADVRPPFTYAALIRQAIIEASDMRLTLNEIYHWFTRTFAFFRRNAATWKNAVRHNLSLHKCFVRVENVKGAVWTVDEMEYQKRKAQKITSLGNRGALHSKGQRPAADRTSLLTENSTPLNKCLSGLKNPNSKCVDGTGPPESFRTQEHTAFLSDIKQLTGLVKKADPTQEGRCCSVLFTEGGQASPEPLMNTDKFD from the exons ATGATGGGCTCCCAAATGATCAACCAGCAGCTTCATATATTGGCTCAGCAGAAACGTGCTCTCATCCTACAGCAG CAACAAATACAGTCTTACTACAAGAGACACCAAGAACATATCAAGTCAAAGcttcaacagcagcaacagtcAGACGGTAAAGATAAGATGGATTCAGAG AAAACATCCCTGATTAAACAAGTCCAGCGACAAGAAGACCTGTTAAAGCTGCAGCAGGCTGGTCTGCTATCTCATACACTACCGTTTG GTTTACATGTGCTTGAATGCCAGAGGATCTGGATGGAGCAGACCAGTGGTCACTCAGATGTGAAGAGCCTGATGTCGGCCAGCACAGACCTGCCCCCCACGGCCCTCACAACTCCCTCTGTGGCTGTAAGGAAGACTCAGCG TGTTGACAGATCCCTGGATCCAGACATGCACTCTCTCTATGGCCATGGCATATGCAGATGGCCAGCCTGTGAATTGGAATGTGAGGACTTTGAAAACTTTCTCAA GCACCTGGACAGTGAGCATGTACTGGATGATAAGAGCACGGCCCAGTGTCGAGTCCAGATGCAGGTAGTGGAACAGCTGGCTCTCCAG CTGTCAAAGGAGCAGGAGCGACTGCAGGCTATGATGagccacctccacacacacccctcagagCCCCACACCATCTCCTCATCA ctgagagagtggagagagtctAGCCCTCTGTACTCTGCTAAGCAGGTAAACGTGGACTCAGAAGTGGACACGGCTGCAGTGGCGCGGTCAGCAAGCTCACCCAGGGAAGCTCCACCACACAGCAAGTCCTCGCCCTCCGGCCCTCCATCACCCCGTAGTCCAGCTCGTGACTCCAGCCTGCGCACCATACGTCACCAACACTACATGCGACCCCACGTTCCCCTTTGCTCAG acctgTCTCCAGATTATGAGTGTTACAGGAATGCAGACGTGCGTCCTCCCTTCACGTACGCAGCTCTCATAAGACAG GCTATAATTGAGGCATCTGACATGCGACTAACGCTGAACGAGATTTATCATTGGTTCACGCGGACGTTTGCCTTTTTCAGGCGCAATGCAGCCACGTGGAAG AATGCAGTTCGGCACAATCTGAGCCTGCACAAGTGTTTTGTGCGCGTGGAGAATGTGAAGGGGGCCGTGTGGACAGTGGATGAGATGGAGTACCAGAAACGGAAAGCACAAAAGATAACCAG CCTGGGAAACAGAGGTGCTCTACACTCAAAAGGACAG AGGCCAGCAGCTGACCGTACCTCTCTGCTGACGGAGAACTCAACCCCACTGAACAAGTGCTTGTCTGGTTTGAAAAATCCAAACTCAAAGTGTGTGGATGGCACTGGACCACCAGAGTCCTTTAGGACCCAGGAGCACACAGCCTTCCTCTCTGACATCAAGCAGCT AACTGGCCTTGTCAAAAAGGCGGATCCAACCCAGGAGGGCCGGTGTTGCTCTGTTCTGTTTACAGAAGGGGGTCAAGCAAGTCCAGAACCACTGATGAATACAGATAAATTCGACTGA
- the slc5a12 gene encoding sodium-coupled monocarboxylate transporter 2, translating to MDNALRTFQAWDYVVFSCLFVVSSGIGVFFAVKERKKAPSKEFLVGGRQMTCVPVALSLTASFMSAVTVLGAPSDVYRFGASFVIFGVAYTLVVICTAELFLPIFYRSGITSTYEYLELRFCKLVRIAATIIYIIQTILYTGVVVFAPALALNQVTGFNLWGSIFATGIVCTFYCTLGGLKAVVWSDAFQMVVMVVGFLTVLVQGTSQTGGVNAVWERAQNGQRLDVFDLDPNPLRRHTFWTISIGGTFTWLGIYGVNQSTIQRCISCRTETHARLALYFNLLGLLVILLCAVFSGLIMYAYYESCDPWTAHLVQAPDQLMPYFVMEILGKYPGLPGLFVACAFSGTLSTVAASINALATVTYEDFVSQCFKNISNQTASWISKGLCIVFGVCCTSMAIAASYMGGIVQAALSIHGMCGGPMLGLFSLGILFPCANSKGAVGGLMLGIALSFWVGIGAFLYPASPLNTHPLALSVEGCALNTSHLPAAINASTIAPFISSSASPPVSTPHGSAMAETWYSISYLYYSAVGFVSTLIAGLIITFLTGSTNPKDVRPGLIRPVCDLFCFCSKGLRRQCWCGVDHEKDKLDLGNTDMIDDGCPDYESSVKTFNIQDVAYTNSGFVKDAQA from the exons ATGGATAATGCGTTGAGAACGTTCCAGGCCTGGGACTATGTGGTCTTCTCCTGTCTGTTTGTGGTGTCCTCTGGCATCGGAGTCTTCTTTGctgtgaaagagaggaagaaagctCCGTCTAAAGAGTTTCTGGTCGGGGGGAGGCAGATGACTTGTGTCCCAGTGGCCCTCTCCCTGACCGCCAGCTTTATGTCGGCAGTGACCGTCCTGGGAGCCCCCTCAGATGTGTACCGGTTTGGAGCCTCATTTGTCATCTTTGGCGTAGCTTACACCTTAGTGGTGATCTGCACTGCGGAGCTCTTTCTGCCCATCTTCTATAGGTCAGGGATAACAAGTACATATGAG TATCTTGAACTAAGATTCTGTAAGTTGGTCCGAATAGCTGCTACCATCATTTACATAATACAGACG ATATTATATACAGGAGTGGTTGTTTTTGCTCCGGCCCTGGCTCTAAATCAAG TGACTGGCTTCAATCTGTGGGGTTCTATATTTGCAACTGGAATAGTCTGCACATTCTATTGCACCTTG GGAGGCCTGAAAGCGGTGGTGTGGTCAGATGCGTTCcagatggtggtgatggtggtcgGCTTCCTTACGGTGCTGGTCCAGGGAACCTCCCAAACTGGGGGTGTGAATGCCGTGTGGGAGAGAGCTCAGAATGGACAGAGGCTggatgtgtttga CCTTGACCCTAATCCCCTGAGGCGCCACACTTTCTGGACGATATCTATTGGGGGCACCTTCACCTGGCTGGGCATCTATGGTGTGAATCAGTCCACTATCCAGCGCTGTATATCCTGCAGGACAGAGACTCATGCACGACT AGCTCTGTACTTTAACCTGCTGGGCTTACTGGTTATCCTGCTGTGTGCCGTGTTCTCGGGTCTCATTATGTATGCATACTATGAAAGCTGTGATCCTTGGACCGCACACTTGGTCCAGGCACCTGACCAG CTCATGCCTTACTTTGTGATGGAGATTCTGGGGAAATATCCTGGTCTGCCTGGCCTGTTTGTTGCCTGTGCTTTCAGCGGAACCCTGAG CACTGTAGCAGCGAGCATAAATGCCCTGGCCACAGTGACTTATGAGGACTTTGTGAGCCAGTGTTTTAAGAACATCTCAAACCAAACTGCTTCCTGGATTAGCAAAGGACTGT gcaTTGTGTTTGGAGTTTGCTGCACCTCAATGGCAATTGCAGCATCTTATATGGGCGGCATTGTTCAG GCAGCTCTCAGTATCCATGGTATGTGCGGAGGACCCATGCTAGGCCTGTTTTCTCTTGGCATTCTTTTCCCCTGCGCCAATTCCAAG GGGGCAGTTGGTGGCCTGATGCTGGGCATTGCTCTGTCCTTCTGGGTGGGGATTGGAGCCTTCCTCTACCCTGCGTctcccctcaacacacaccctCTGGCCCTGAGTGTGGAGGGGTGTGCGCTGAACACATCTCATCTCCCTGCAGCCATCAATGCAAGCACCATCGCACCATTCATCAGCAGCTCTGCGTCTCCACCAGTCTCCACTCCACATGG GTCAGCTATGGCTGAAACATGGTACTCCATCTCGTACTTGTACTACAGTGCGGTGGGATTCGTAAGCACTCTCATCGCAGGTCTGATCATCACCTTCCTCACAG GCAGCACCAATCCCAAAGACGTGAGGCCGGGACTCATCCGCCCTGTGTGCGACCTCTTCTGCTTCTGCTCAAAGGGCCTCCGGAGGCAGTGCTGGTGTGGGGTGGACCATGAGAAGGATAAACTG GATCTGGGGAATACAGATATGATAGATGATGGATGTCCAGACTATGAATCTTCAGTGAAAACCTTCAACATACaggatgtagcctacacaaattcTGGTTTTGTTAAAGATGCACAGGCATAA